A stretch of Paracoccus sp. MA DNA encodes these proteins:
- a CDS encoding RNA polymerase sigma factor yields MDAGFAEAMIALLPNLRRYALSLTRRGDQADDLVQQTVERAIANAASFDRAQRLEPWLFRIMRNAFIDQTRRQRREGTKIDIHEIPEVLPTDPGPGLEARLMLQSVEAAMADLPPDQREILHLVCVEEMSYAETARILDIPMGTVMSRLSRARLALSERLGIR; encoded by the coding sequence ATGGACGCAGGCTTCGCCGAGGCCATGATCGCATTGCTGCCCAACCTGCGGCGCTATGCCCTGTCGCTGACCCGGCGCGGCGACCAAGCCGACGACCTGGTGCAGCAAACGGTCGAGCGCGCCATCGCCAACGCGGCCAGCTTCGACCGGGCGCAGCGGCTGGAGCCCTGGCTGTTCCGCATCATGCGCAACGCCTTCATCGACCAGACCCGCCGCCAACGCCGGGAAGGCACCAAGATCGACATCCACGAGATCCCCGAGGTCCTGCCGACCGACCCCGGACCGGGGCTGGAAGCGCGGCTGATGCTGCAAAGCGTCGAGGCGGCGATGGCCGACCTGCCCCCCGACCAGCGCGAGATCCTGCACCTCGTCTGCGTCGAGGAGATGAGCTATGCCGAGACGGCGCGGATCCTGGACATCCCCATGGGCACGGTGATGAGCCGTCTGTCGCGCGCGCGGCTGGCCCTTTCGGAAAGATTGGGAATAAGATGA
- a CDS encoding anti-sigma factor, producing MQIDDETLMALADGELDPARADEIRRAVAGDPDLQARLHRFEETRRLLGGLRKDAAGEDPLAAMIRAATAPAPHPVPEAPRPANLNRRPWLAAAASAAVVALGLGWWQWTDAPAPGIGAAELAALESLPSGQVQPLEDGGELAMIASFRASDGRLCREYETARDEALRIVLACREGDGWQERFAATAQQGGADYRPASGEGSMDAALAAIGAADPLTPEEEAAMLRE from the coding sequence ATGCAGATCGACGACGAAACCCTGATGGCACTGGCCGATGGCGAGCTGGACCCCGCCCGCGCGGATGAGATCCGGCGTGCCGTCGCGGGCGATCCCGACCTGCAGGCCCGCCTGCATCGCTTTGAGGAGACGCGGCGCCTGCTGGGGGGCCTGCGCAAGGATGCCGCCGGCGAGGACCCGCTGGCCGCGATGATCCGCGCCGCCACCGCCCCCGCGCCCCATCCGGTGCCGGAGGCGCCGCGTCCCGCCAATCTCAACCGCAGGCCCTGGCTGGCCGCGGCGGCCTCGGCCGCCGTCGTCGCGCTGGGGCTTGGCTGGTGGCAATGGACGGATGCCCCCGCGCCGGGGATCGGCGCGGCGGAACTGGCGGCGCTGGAAAGCCTGCCCTCGGGCCAGGTCCAGCCGCTGGAGGATGGCGGCGAACTGGCCATGATCGCGTCCTTCCGCGCCTCGGACGGCAGGCTTTGCCGCGAATACGAGACCGCGCGGGACGAGGCGCTGCGTATCGTGCTGGCCTGCCGCGAAGGCGATGGCTGGCAGGAACGCTTTGCCGCGACCGCGCAGCAAGGCGGCGCGGACTATCGCCCGGCCTCGGGCGAGGGGTCCATGGACGCGGCGCTCGCCGCCATCGGCGCCGCCGATCCGCTGACGCCCGAGGAAGAAGCGGCGATGCTGCGGGAATAA
- a CDS encoding S8 family serine peptidase, whose translation MRVPIVLLTLILAVLLADMRPQATGWGISAAWADDDDDDDDDDDDDDDAPVRRRAPRVQPAPLPTRAPNEVIARGLSEADLTVLEDTGFRVLREVTLAADRPLHRLRKPDAMTMDAARETVRRMGSAEAADFNHFYRPGNAAASSCRGADCPARQMIAWPQDTAGCGGPVRIGMVDTGLNADHAVLKDARIRVHRLDPGDGLAASDALHGTAIAALLVGRADSRTPGLVPGAELVAVDAFHKRGGDERADAFALIEALDYLAAQDVDIVNLSLAGPRNTALGQQIRRMDRQGIVLVAAAGNGGPAAKPAFPAAFAPVIAVTAVDRREQVYRRANRGEHIDLAAPGVNVWTAASISGARTKTGTSYATPFVTAAAALILQARPGLTPAEVRAQLQETARDLGKAGPDEIFGHGLVQPVAECRN comes from the coding sequence ATGCGCGTGCCGATAGTGTTGCTGACCCTGATCCTGGCCGTCCTGCTGGCCGACATGCGCCCGCAGGCGACCGGCTGGGGGATATCCGCCGCATGGGCGGATGACGACGATGACGACGATGACGATGATGACGACGACGACGACGCGCCGGTCCGACGACGCGCGCCACGGGTCCAGCCCGCGCCCCTGCCCACCCGCGCCCCGAACGAGGTCATTGCGCGCGGACTGTCCGAAGCCGACCTGACCGTGCTGGAGGATACGGGCTTTCGCGTGCTGCGAGAGGTCACGCTGGCCGCCGACCGGCCGCTGCACCGGCTGCGCAAGCCCGACGCGATGACGATGGACGCGGCGCGCGAGACGGTGCGCCGGATGGGCTCGGCCGAGGCGGCGGATTTCAACCATTTCTACCGCCCCGGCAACGCCGCCGCGTCCTCGTGCCGCGGTGCGGATTGTCCGGCGCGGCAGATGATCGCCTGGCCCCAGGATACGGCCGGATGCGGCGGGCCGGTGCGCATCGGCATGGTCGATACCGGGCTGAACGCGGATCATGCCGTTTTGAAGGACGCGCGCATCCGGGTCCACCGGCTGGATCCGGGCGACGGGCTTGCCGCCTCGGACGCGCTGCACGGCACCGCCATCGCGGCACTTCTGGTCGGGCGGGCGGACAGCCGCACGCCCGGCCTGGTGCCAGGGGCCGAACTCGTCGCCGTCGATGCCTTCCACAAGCGAGGCGGGGACGAACGCGCCGACGCCTTCGCCCTGATCGAGGCGCTGGATTATCTGGCGGCGCAGGACGTGGACATCGTGAACCTGTCGCTGGCCGGCCCCCGGAACACCGCCCTGGGCCAGCAGATCCGCCGCATGGACCGGCAGGGCATCGTGCTTGTCGCGGCGGCGGGCAATGGCGGCCCGGCGGCCAAGCCGGCTTTCCCGGCGGCCTTCGCGCCCGTGATCGCCGTGACTGCCGTGGACCGCCGCGAACAGGTCTATCGCCGCGCAAACCGGGGCGAGCATATCGACCTGGCGGCCCCGGGAGTGAATGTCTGGACCGCGGCCTCGATCAGCGGCGCGCGGACGAAGACCGGCACCTCCTATGCGACGCCTTTCGTGACCGCCGCAGCAGCGTTGATCCTGCAAGCCCGGCCCGGCCTGACCCCGGCCGAGGTGCGGGCGCAATTGCAGGAAACCGCGCGCGACCTGGGCAAGGCCGGCCCGGACGAGATCTTCGGCCACGGCCTTGTCCAACCCGTGGCCGAATGCCGGAACTGA
- a CDS encoding SLC13 family permease: MTARSLSPLAALPQPSRRHLAVAVLAAAIPLLAGLPQTLSSEGRVALAVSGLAILGWVGTRLPESLVALAAVLALVLGGVLSEAQLFAALGSELIWLLLSAFVIAAVAKEAGLTQRLVAPLLARGMRVVPFFLWLTLAIAGTAFVLPSTSGRAALLLPVFAAIAAALPDPRLRRPLALLFPTVILLSAGASLIGAGAHLLAAQAIRGATGIHLGYVEWAMLGLPFSLLASLAGAGLILCLFVPREALLAPLPRIVAPVPDPATRARQRRIALVLALVVGLWLTAGLHGTGMALVALIGALVLLTPPFTSRKPKEIFRAVDTELLLYMTATVLMAEAMVATGADRWLAGQALAALPPGLSASLPAVVVLLSAVAVLAHLAITSRSARAAVLIPAVALPLAAMGHDPALMITVAVMGTGFCQSMMASAKPVAIFGQAEEAGFCQRDLIRLALPLAPVVTALLIGFALLVWPAQLAQMRDDAQASPVPALPTISAAMLVAPAVALPPPAAPVVEAARPLPRPQRLVQATSQKSSPKVRQSRPEPGLRALNRVLRPAGIRFVIR, translated from the coding sequence ATGACCGCCCGCAGCCTGTCCCCGCTTGCCGCCCTGCCGCAGCCAAGCCGGCGCCACCTTGCCGTCGCCGTCCTGGCCGCTGCCATCCCGCTGCTGGCCGGCCTGCCCCAGACGCTTTCGTCCGAGGGCCGGGTTGCCCTGGCCGTCTCGGGCCTCGCGATCCTTGGCTGGGTCGGCACGCGTCTGCCGGAATCGCTGGTGGCGCTGGCCGCCGTGCTGGCGCTGGTCCTTGGCGGCGTGCTGTCCGAGGCGCAGCTTTTCGCGGCCCTGGGCAGCGAGTTGATCTGGCTGCTGCTGTCGGCCTTCGTCATCGCCGCCGTGGCGAAAGAGGCGGGGCTGACGCAACGGCTGGTCGCGCCGCTGCTGGCGCGGGGGATGCGGGTCGTGCCCTTCTTCCTGTGGCTGACGCTGGCCATCGCCGGCACGGCCTTCGTGCTGCCCTCGACCTCGGGGCGGGCGGCGCTGCTGCTGCCGGTATTTGCCGCCATCGCGGCGGCCTTGCCCGATCCGCGCCTGCGCCGCCCGCTTGCCCTGCTGTTCCCGACGGTGATCCTGCTGTCGGCCGGGGCCTCGCTGATCGGGGCGGGGGCGCATCTTCTGGCGGCGCAGGCGATCCGGGGCGCGACCGGCATCCATCTTGGCTATGTGGAATGGGCGATGCTCGGCCTGCCGTTTTCGCTGTTGGCCAGCCTTGCCGGCGCGGGCCTGATCCTGTGCCTGTTCGTCCCGCGCGAGGCGCTGCTGGCGCCGTTGCCCCGCATCGTGGCGCCGGTGCCCGACCCGGCCACCCGCGCCCGCCAGCGCCGCATCGCGCTGGTGCTGGCGCTGGTCGTGGGCCTGTGGCTGACGGCCGGGCTGCACGGGACCGGCATGGCGCTGGTCGCGCTGATCGGGGCGCTGGTGCTGCTGACCCCACCCTTTACCAGCCGCAAGCCCAAGGAGATCTTCCGCGCTGTCGATACCGAGCTTTTGCTCTACATGACCGCGACGGTCCTGATGGCCGAGGCGATGGTCGCGACCGGCGCCGACCGCTGGCTGGCGGGGCAGGCGCTTGCCGCCTTGCCGCCCGGCCTGTCGGCCAGCCTGCCCGCCGTGGTGGTGCTGCTGTCGGCGGTGGCGGTGCTGGCGCATCTGGCGATCACCTCGCGCTCGGCCCGGGCTGCGGTGCTGATCCCGGCGGTGGCCCTGCCGCTGGCGGCGATGGGGCACGACCCGGCGCTGATGATCACGGTTGCGGTGATGGGCACGGGCTTTTGCCAAAGCATGATGGCCTCGGCCAAGCCGGTGGCGATCTTCGGCCAGGCCGAGGAAGCGGGCTTCTGCCAGCGGGACCTGATCCGGCTGGCACTGCCGCTGGCGCCGGTCGTGACGGCGCTGCTGATCGGCTTTGCCCTGCTGGTCTGGCCCGCGCAATTGGCGCAGATGCGGGACGATGCGCAAGCGTCGCCCGTTCCAGCCCTTCCGACCATCTCTGCCGCCATGCTGGTCGCGCCTGCCGTGGCCTTGCCGCCCCCTGCCGCCCCGGTGGTCGAGGCAGCGCGGCCCTTGCCCCGACCCCAGCGGCTGGTCCAAGCCACCTCGCAAAAATCCTCGCCCAAGGTCCGCCAGTCGCGCCCCGAGCCCGGTTTGCGGGCGTTGAACCGCGTCCTGCGTCCTGCGGGCATCCGGTTCGTCATCCGGTAA
- a CDS encoding 3'-5' exonuclease, whose protein sequence is MLRRLSLRARILLIFAGLAGAVLAVLAAGLWVAGASLAGRGVAVQAMLDALALAALIAGFGALGMIVWIWFLFDRNLARPIELLAGGLRTGQAPEIEEARYLADLGPAARDAAEARARSAEALADAVAEHAADLQREKETLESILADIGAGAVMTDPAGRVMFYNASAAHLLPGIALDRPIERHLPGGALEAGAARLAAGAAATDLTCLTSAGQRLWGRMRRVDGGTLLILNDRPPQHPAPRDLLETLRRHAATLVPMLGALEGPIPPALAQAIQSEGQGLANVLRELTEAMSGDAPRGGAGLNELAAGLDLAPDQPRLVLRTDAAGVNGLLRHLDRRLREQGAAPRLAAETEAGAEASEARLLLLWTGAPLPMDRLEAWLAEPPDPAQPELTGHEILAAHGTGIWAEARDGQARLVLPLPIAPGRPDSTGLTYDFALSRRGAASSRLADLTCVVFDTETTGLDPATDRIVQIAGLRIARGRLTGERFDTLVNPGRPIPPASTAVHGITDAMVADAPDMVAALTAFHHFAEDTVLVAHNAPFDMGFLRRAVPETGAHFDNQVLDTVLLSAMLWGQSAPHSLDALTERLGIVIPPEARHTAMGDARATAEAYLRLIAALEAKGLDRFEDVLAEARRHRRLIDDANRPAGDAASGPSAG, encoded by the coding sequence ATGCTGAGGCGGCTGTCGCTGAGGGCCCGGATTCTGCTGATCTTTGCCGGGCTTGCGGGCGCCGTCCTCGCGGTCCTGGCGGCGGGGCTGTGGGTCGCGGGGGCAAGCCTTGCGGGCCGGGGCGTCGCGGTCCAGGCGATGCTGGACGCGCTGGCGCTTGCGGCGCTGATCGCGGGCTTCGGTGCGCTGGGGATGATCGTCTGGATCTGGTTCCTGTTCGACCGCAACCTGGCCCGCCCGATCGAACTGCTGGCCGGCGGCTTGCGCACCGGTCAGGCGCCCGAGATCGAGGAGGCCCGCTATCTTGCCGATCTGGGCCCCGCCGCGCGCGACGCCGCCGAGGCGCGGGCGCGTTCGGCCGAGGCGCTGGCCGATGCCGTCGCCGAACATGCCGCCGACCTGCAACGCGAGAAGGAGACGCTGGAATCCATTCTTGCCGATATCGGCGCCGGCGCGGTGATGACCGATCCGGCCGGGCGGGTGATGTTCTACAACGCCTCTGCCGCGCATCTTCTGCCCGGCATCGCGCTGGACCGCCCCATCGAGCGCCACCTGCCCGGCGGCGCGTTGGAGGCCGGCGCGGCGCGTCTGGCGGCGGGGGCGGCGGCGACGGACCTGACCTGCCTGACCTCGGCCGGGCAGCGGCTTTGGGGGCGCATGCGGCGGGTCGATGGCGGCACGCTGCTGATCCTGAACGACCGCCCGCCGCAGCACCCCGCGCCGCGCGACCTGCTGGAGACTCTGCGCCGCCACGCTGCGACCCTGGTGCCGATGCTGGGTGCGTTGGAGGGGCCGATCCCGCCCGCGCTGGCCCAGGCGATCCAGAGCGAGGGGCAGGGCCTTGCCAATGTCCTGCGCGAACTGACCGAGGCGATGAGCGGCGACGCCCCGCGCGGAGGGGCGGGGCTGAACGAGCTGGCCGCCGGGCTGGACCTGGCGCCCGACCAGCCCCGGCTGGTGCTGAGGACCGACGCGGCCGGGGTGAACGGGCTGCTGCGCCATCTGGACCGCCGCCTGCGCGAGCAGGGCGCGGCCCCCCGCCTTGCCGCCGAGACCGAGGCCGGGGCCGAGGCGTCCGAGGCGCGGCTTTTGCTGCTCTGGACCGGGGCGCCGTTGCCCATGGACCGGCTGGAGGCCTGGCTGGCCGAGCCGCCCGACCCGGCCCAGCCCGAGCTGACCGGGCACGAGATCCTGGCCGCCCATGGCACCGGCATCTGGGCCGAGGCGCGGGACGGTCAGGCGCGGCTGGTCCTGCCGCTGCCCATCGCCCCGGGCCGGCCGGACAGCACCGGGCTGACCTATGATTTCGCCCTGTCGCGGCGCGGTGCGGCCTCGTCGCGGCTGGCCGACCTGACCTGCGTCGTCTTCGACACCGAGACGACCGGCCTTGACCCCGCTACCGACCGCATCGTGCAGATCGCCGGGCTGCGCATCGCCCGCGGCCGCCTGACCGGCGAGCGTTTCGACACGCTGGTCAATCCCGGCCGGCCGATCCCGCCCGCCTCGACCGCCGTGCATGGCATCACCGATGCGATGGTGGCCGACGCCCCCGACATGGTCGCAGCCCTGACCGCCTTTCACCATTTCGCCGAGGATACGGTGCTGGTCGCCCATAATGCGCCCTTCGACATGGGCTTCCTGCGCCGCGCGGTGCCCGAGACCGGGGCGCATTTCGACAATCAGGTGCTGGATACGGTGCTGCTTTCGGCGATGCTCTGGGGCCAGTCGGCGCCGCATTCGCTGGATGCGCTGACCGAGCGGCTGGGCATCGTCATCCCGCCCGAGGCGCGCCACACCGCCATGGGCGACGCCCGCGCCACGGCCGAGGCCTATCTGCGGCTGATCGCGGCGCTGGAGGCCAAGGGGCTGGACCGGTTCGAGGACGTGCTGGCCGAGGCGCGCCGCCACCGCCGCCTGATCGACGACGCGAACAGGCCGGCGGGCGACGCCGCCTCCGGTCCGTCAGCAGGCTGA
- a CDS encoding sodium:solute symporter family protein — translation MSQFTLNLLVIGASFALYIGIAIWARAGSTAEFYAANRGVSPVMNGMATAADWMSAASFISMAGLIAFTGYDNSTYLMGWTGGYVLLAMLLAPYLRKFGKFTVPEFIGDRFYSGTARIIGVICLLIISITYVIGQMTGVGVTFSRYLEVSSSTGLWIGAALVFVYAVLGGMKGITYTQVAQYIVLIIAYTIPAVFIALQLTGHVLPQTGLFGTLNASDTKFLATLDQVVTDLGFRSYTGHHQSTLDMVLFTMALMIGTAGLPHVIIRFFTVPKVADARKSAGWALVFIALLYTVAPAVGAMARFNLTATMWPGAETGQTFSQPAVSLEDIQNREDLHWMRNWQVTGLLNWEDKNGDGLIQYYNEAGAANDQLAAVIAEQGLQGNELTTVNNDIMVLANPEIANLPGWVIAIVAAGGLAAALSTAAGLLLAISGAVSHDLIKGAINPGISEKGELFAARVSMAVSILVATILGLNPPGFAAQTVALAFGLAASSIFPVLMMGIFSARMNKEGAIAGMLAGVIATLVYIFTYKGWFFISGTNMLPDTADAWLFGISPASFGTVGAVINFAVAYLVSSATKEPPAEVRDLVESIRIPRGAGGAQAH, via the coding sequence ATGAGCCAGTTCACCCTCAACCTTCTTGTCATCGGCGCGTCCTTCGCGCTTTACATCGGCATCGCGATCTGGGCCCGCGCCGGCTCCACGGCCGAATTCTATGCCGCCAACCGCGGCGTCAGCCCGGTCATGAACGGCATGGCCACGGCGGCCGACTGGATGTCGGCGGCCTCGTTCATCTCGATGGCGGGCCTCATCGCCTTCACCGGCTATGACAACTCGACCTATCTGATGGGCTGGACCGGCGGCTATGTGCTGCTGGCGATGCTGCTGGCGCCCTATCTGCGCAAGTTCGGCAAGTTCACGGTGCCGGAATTCATCGGCGACCGCTTCTATTCCGGCACGGCGCGGATCATCGGCGTGATCTGCCTGCTGATCATCTCGATCACCTATGTGATCGGCCAGATGACCGGCGTCGGCGTGACCTTCTCGCGCTACCTTGAGGTGTCCAGCTCGACCGGGCTGTGGATCGGCGCGGCGCTGGTCTTCGTCTATGCCGTGCTGGGCGGGATGAAGGGCATCACCTATACGCAGGTGGCGCAATACATCGTGCTGATCATCGCCTATACCATCCCGGCGGTGTTCATCGCGCTGCAGCTGACCGGCCATGTGCTGCCGCAGACCGGGCTGTTCGGCACGCTGAACGCATCGGACACCAAGTTCCTGGCGACGCTGGACCAGGTGGTCACCGATCTGGGCTTCCGCTCCTATACCGGGCATCACCAGTCGACGCTGGACATGGTGCTGTTCACCATGGCGCTGATGATCGGCACCGCGGGCCTGCCGCATGTCATCATCCGCTTCTTCACCGTGCCGAAGGTGGCCGATGCGCGCAAATCGGCGGGCTGGGCGCTGGTCTTCATCGCGCTGCTCTATACCGTCGCGCCGGCGGTGGGTGCGATGGCGCGCTTCAACCTGACCGCGACCATGTGGCCGGGCGCCGAGACGGGCCAGACCTTCAGCCAGCCCGCCGTGTCGCTGGAAGACATCCAGAACCGCGAGGACCTTCACTGGATGCGCAACTGGCAGGTGACGGGCCTGCTGAACTGGGAGGACAAGAACGGCGACGGCCTGATCCAGTACTACAACGAGGCCGGGGCGGCGAACGACCAGCTGGCCGCGGTGATCGCCGAGCAGGGCCTGCAGGGCAACGAGCTGACCACGGTGAACAACGACATCATGGTTCTGGCCAACCCGGAAATCGCCAACCTGCCGGGCTGGGTCATCGCCATCGTCGCCGCCGGCGGCCTGGCGGCGGCGCTGTCCACCGCGGCGGGCCTGCTTCTGGCGATCTCGGGCGCGGTAAGCCACGACCTGATCAAGGGCGCGATCAATCCCGGCATCAGCGAGAAGGGCGAGCTGTTCGCGGCCCGCGTCTCGATGGCGGTCTCGATCCTGGTGGCGACGATCCTGGGGCTGAATCCGCCGGGCTTTGCCGCGCAGACGGTGGCGCTGGCCTTCGGTCTGGCGGCAAGCTCGATCTTCCCGGTGCTGATGATGGGCATCTTCTCGGCGCGCATGAACAAGGAAGGCGCGATCGCGGGGATGCTGGCCGGCGTCATCGCGACGCTGGTCTACATCTTCACCTACAAGGGCTGGTTCTTCATCTCGGGGACCAACATGCTGCCGGATACCGCGGATGCCTGGCTGTTCGGCATTTCGCCGGCCTCGTTCGGCACGGTCGGCGCGGTGATCAACTTCGCGGTGGCCTATCTGGTGTCCAGCGCCACCAAGGAGCCGCCCGCCGAGGTGCGCGACCTGGTCGAGTCGATCCGCATCCCGCGCGGCGCCGGCGGGGCGCAGGCCCACTGA
- a CDS encoding DUF4212 domain-containing protein: MSDRQSSNAYWQANLRLIWLCMIIWALVSYGFGIILRPLVAGISVGGTDLGFWFAQQGSILVFIALIFFYAWRMNRLDAEHGVDE, encoded by the coding sequence ATGAGTGACAGACAATCGTCAAACGCCTATTGGCAGGCCAACCTGAGGCTGATCTGGCTGTGCATGATCATCTGGGCCCTGGTCTCCTATGGTTTCGGGATCATCCTGCGGCCGTTGGTGGCCGGCATCTCGGTGGGGGGAACCGACCTGGGGTTCTGGTTCGCGCAGCAAGGCTCGATCCTGGTCTTCATCGCGCTGATCTTCTTCTACGCCTGGCGCATGAACAGGCTTGATGCCGAACACGGCGTGGACGAGTGA
- a CDS encoding response regulator transcription factor has translation MARILVVEDEDNIATALDFLLSRDGHQHRRMATGAGAVEEIRASHPDLVLLDVMLPDVSGYQIVQDVRADPALNDVRVLLMTARGSVVERRKGLALGADGFIAKPFELSELRAELARLLGGRC, from the coding sequence ATGGCAAGGATCCTTGTGGTCGAGGATGAGGACAATATCGCCACCGCCCTGGATTTCCTGCTGTCGCGCGACGGCCATCAGCACCGCCGCATGGCCACCGGCGCCGGCGCGGTCGAGGAGATCCGCGCCAGCCATCCCGATCTGGTGCTGCTGGACGTGATGCTGCCCGACGTCTCGGGCTACCAGATCGTGCAGGACGTGCGCGCCGATCCGGCGCTGAACGACGTGCGGGTGCTTTTGATGACCGCGCGCGGCTCGGTGGTGGAACGGCGCAAGGGGCTGGCGCTGGGGGCGGACGGCTTCATCGCCAAGCCCTTCGAGCTGTCCGAGCTGCGCGCGGAACTGGCGCGGCTCTTGGGCGGGCGATGCTGA
- a CDS encoding DUF294 nucleotidyltransferase-like domain-containing protein, which yields MNDIAAFIASVHPYDSLPQDELARAAASFRRRTYPAGSVIYRHGDRLAGLYLIESGLVRVSDAAGDSVSELVARNSFGERGLLRDGVAVTTATAVEDATVLMLPRAELMRLIGSHRAVARFFDRSGLPGGRESDLGLLKVGDLIGRQAPLACTPETPAIEAARAMRDARVSSIGVLDGERLVGLVTIRDISNRIVAEGRDVNVPVAQVMTPDPITLSPSELGYDVLNIMLERRIGHLPVVEKGRFVGMVSQTDLTRVQAISASALIRDIAQSEDVGGMAAATARIPELLVQLVNGHHRHETVTRMITDIADAVTRRLLVMAEARLGPPPGPWLWAACGSQGRQEQTGVSDQDNCLILGDDCDPDDPWFAELARFVCDGLNACGYVYCPGEMMAVTPRWRQPRRVWRGYFRDWIAHPSPEAQMLASVMFDLRAIGGEAALLDGLQTETLRMAAKNSIFVAHMISNALKHRPPLGLIGGFATARTGEHRNQIDMKLSGVVPVSDLARIYALQGQLTPVNTRARLVEAQGAGIISGSGARDLIAAYDLIQTTRLENQAAQIRAGERPGNHLSPAALPDFQRSHLRDAFVVVRGMQSALGHGKGMLG from the coding sequence ATGAACGACATCGCCGCATTCATCGCTTCGGTTCATCCTTATGACAGCCTGCCGCAGGACGAGCTGGCGCGGGCGGCGGCGTCGTTCAGGCGCAGGACCTATCCGGCCGGCAGCGTGATCTATCGCCATGGCGACCGGCTGGCGGGGCTTTACCTGATCGAGAGCGGCCTGGTCCGGGTCTCGGATGCCGCCGGGGATTCCGTTTCGGAACTGGTGGCGCGCAATTCCTTCGGCGAAAGGGGGCTGCTGCGCGACGGGGTGGCGGTGACCACCGCGACGGCCGTCGAGGATGCGACCGTGCTGATGCTGCCCCGCGCCGAGCTGATGCGGCTGATCGGCAGCCATCGCGCGGTGGCGCGCTTCTTCGACCGCAGCGGCCTGCCCGGCGGCCGCGAGAGCGATCTGGGGCTGCTCAAGGTCGGGGACCTGATCGGGCGGCAGGCGCCGCTGGCCTGCACGCCCGAAACCCCCGCCATCGAGGCGGCGCGCGCCATGCGCGACGCCCGCGTCAGCAGCATCGGCGTGCTGGACGGGGAGCGGCTGGTCGGGCTGGTCACCATCCGCGACATCTCGAACCGCATCGTCGCCGAGGGGCGCGACGTGAACGTGCCGGTCGCGCAGGTGATGACGCCCGATCCGATCACGCTTTCGCCCTCGGAGCTGGGCTATGACGTGCTGAACATCATGCTGGAGCGCCGCATCGGCCATCTGCCGGTGGTCGAGAAGGGCCGTTTCGTCGGCATGGTCAGCCAGACCGACCTGACGCGGGTGCAGGCGATCTCGGCCTCGGCGCTGATCCGCGACATCGCGCAATCCGAGGATGTCGGCGGCATGGCGGCGGCGACCGCACGCATCCCCGAACTGCTGGTGCAACTGGTCAACGGCCATCACCGGCACGAAACCGTCACCCGCATGATCACCGATATCGCCGATGCGGTGACCCGGCGCCTGCTGGTCATGGCCGAGGCGCGGCTGGGGCCGCCGCCCGGCCCCTGGCTGTGGGCGGCCTGCGGCAGCCAGGGACGGCAGGAACAGACCGGCGTGTCGGATCAGGACAATTGCCTGATCCTCGGCGACGATTGCGACCCGGACGATCCCTGGTTCGCCGAACTGGCACGCTTTGTCTGCGACGGGCTGAACGCCTGCGGCTATGTCTATTGCCCCGGCGAGATGATGGCCGTCACGCCGCGCTGGCGTCAGCCGCGCCGGGTCTGGCGCGGCTATTTCCGCGACTGGATCGCCCATCCCAGCCCCGAGGCGCAGATGCTCGCCTCGGTCATGTTCGACCTGCGCGCCATCGGTGGCGAGGCGGCGCTGCTGGACGGGCTGCAGACCGAGACGCTGCGGATGGCGGCGAAGAACTCGATCTTCGTGGCGCATATGATCTCAAACGCGCTGAAGCACCGCCCGCCGCTGGGGCTGATCGGGGGCTTCGCGACCGCACGCACCGGCGAGCATCGCAACCAGATCGACATGAAGCTTAGCGGCGTCGTGCCGGTATCCGACCTGGCCCGCATCTATGCGTTGCAGGGGCAGCTGACGCCGGTCAATACCCGCGCCCGGCTGGTCGAGGCGCAGGGGGCGGGCATCATCTCGGGCAGCGGCGCGCGCGACCTGATCGCGGCCTATGACCTGATCCAGACCACGCGGCTGGAAAACCAGGCCGCGCAGATCCGCGCCGGCGAACGGCCGGGCAACCACCTGTCCCCCGCCGCGCTGCCCGACTTTCAGCGCAGCCACCTGCGCGACGCCTTCGTGGTGGTGCGGGGGATGCAATCGGCGCTAGGCCACGGCAAGGGAATGTTGGGATGA